From Ipomoea triloba cultivar NCNSP0323 chromosome 5, ASM357664v1, the proteins below share one genomic window:
- the LOC116020089 gene encoding protein LOW PHOTOSYNTHETIC EFFICIENCY 1, chloroplastic-like: protein MQAFGVWPLKSDSWKGFEVGLCSNSISRSGVVERFDLAGNGGFRTCFLRAQICGSRWKSLSEHSFPRFPRFHFFSNPRKNGSFGSFSALALVSEEQKSVCGTLEKDSLSLNQVSEKIQNEDFGCLQLEGIRNVGLSREGDDGGEDGNGNDSHNQEEIRGKKNGRIDVKALAQSLHSAKNADDVEEILRDKGDLPLQVCSSMIRGFGKDKKLDSAMALVDWLRRRSKDSSGSVHPNLFIYNSLLGAAKEAEKYDVVEKVMEDMVLEGINPNVVTYNILMSAYIEQGEELEALNLFEEIARKGLSPSPASYSTALFAYRRLEDGVGAVKFFVEIREKYGKGEIGKDGDENWEAEFSKLENFTIRICYQVMRQWLTKRENLSLNVLRLLTEMDRAGLEQGRAEYERLVWACTREEHYVVAKELYERIRERSSEISLSVCNHVIWLMGKAKKWWAALEIYEDLLDKGPKPNNMSYELIVSHFNILLGAARKRGIWRWGVRLLDKMEEKGLKPGSREWNAVLIACSKASETSAAIEIFKRMVERGEKPTIVSYGALLSALEKGKLYNEAMQVWKHMLKVGVEPNLYAYTIMASLYTAQAKFDAVNSTISEMKTRGIEPTVVTFNAIISGCARNEMGSAAYEWFQHMKALNIAPNEVTYETLIVALAEDGKPRLSYELYTRAQNEDMVLSAKAYDAVIRSAQLHRATIDVGTLGPRPPEKQKKVQTRNSLPELCNTDDILSKRKRFDRTEIYPAEGVS, encoded by the coding sequence ATGCaagcttttggtgtttggcctCTGAAAAGTGATTCTTGGAAGGGATTTGAGGTGGGTTTATGTTCtaattcaatttcaagaagTGGGGTGGTTGAAAGATTTGATCTTGCTGGAAATGGTGGTTTCAGGACTTGTTTTCTTAGGGCACAGATTTGTGGGTCTAGATGGAAATCATTGTCTGAACATTCCTTTCCCAGATTTCCCAGATTTCATTTCTTCAGTAATCCAAGAAAAAATGGCAGTTTTGGCTCATTTTCAGCTTTAGCCCTAGTTTCAGAGGAGCAGAAATCTGTGTGTGGCACTCTGGAGAAAGATTCTCTGTCACTGAATCAAGTTTCTGAGAAAATTCAGAATGAAGATTTTGGTTGTTTGCAGCTTGAGGGAATAAGAAATGTTGGATTGTCTCGCGAAGGCGATGATGGTGGTGAAGATGGCAATGGGAATGATTCCCATAACCAGGAAGAGATTAGGGGTAAAAAAAATGGGAGGATTGATGTTAAAGCACTGGCACAGAGCCTGCACAGTGCCAAGAATGCAGATGATGTAGAAGAGATTCTAAGGGACAAGGGAGATCTTCCACTTCAAGTGTGTTCATCTATGATTAGAGGTTTTGGCAAAGATAAAAAGCTAGATTCTGCAATGGCTCTTGTGGATTGGCTGAGGAGAAGGAGCAAAGATTCTAGTGGTTCTGTTCATCCAAATCTCTTCATTTACAACAGTCTCTTGGGGGCTGCAAAGGAGGCTGAAAAGTATGATGTTGTTGAGAAAGTAATGGAGGATATGGTGTTGGAAGGGATTAACCCTAATGTGGTTACATATAATATTCTCATGAGTGCATATATAGAACAAGGTGAGGAGCTTGAAGCTCTGAATCTTTTCGAGGAGATAGCGAGGAAAGGTTTATCTCCGAGCCCTGCATCCTACTCCACCGCCTTGTTTGCTTACCGGAGGCTTGAAGATGGCGTTGGGGCCGTGAAATTCTTTGTGGAGATAAGGGAAAAGTATGGAAAGGGTGAGATAGGAAAGGATGGAGATGAGAATTGGGAGGCCGAGTTTTCCAAGCTCGAGAATTTCACAATTCGGATATGTTATCAAGTGATGAGGCAATGGCTAACAAAGCGGGAGAATTTAAGCCTCAATGTGTTGAGGCTGCTGACAGAAATGGACAGGGCCGGTCTTGAGCAAGGGCGGGCAGAATACGAACGCCTTGTGTGGGCATGTACCCGCGAAGAACATTATGTTGTTGCCAAAGAACTGTATGAGAGGATAAGAGAAAGAAGCTCCGAGATTAGCTTATCCGTCTGCAACCATGTGATTTGGCTAATGGGGAAGGCTAAGAAATGGTGGGCAGCTCTCGAAATATACGAGGATCTGTTGGACAAGGGGCCAAAACCGAATAACATGTCTTATGAACTCATAGTTTCTCATTTCAACATTCTACTCGGTGCAGCTAGAAAACGAGGGATATGGCGATGGGGTGTTAGGCTGCTCGATAAGATGGAAGAGAAAGGACTCAAACCGGGCAGCAGAGAATGGAATGCTGTCCTCATTGCATGCTCCAAGGCCTCCGAGACATCTGCTGCCATTGAGATCTTCAAGAGAATGGTGGAACGAGGCGAAAAGCCAACAATTGTCTCCTATGGGGCACTGCTCAGTGCTCTCGAGAAAGGGAAACTATACAACGAGGCAATGCAAGTATGGAAACATATGCTTAAAGTGGGCGTGGAACCAAACCTATACGCGTATACTATCATGGCTTCACTTTACACCGCTCAAGCCAAATTCGATGCTGTCAATTCTACAATCTCAGAAATGAAAACTCGCGGGATTGAGCCAACAGTTGTCACATTCAACGCAATTATCAGTGGATGTGCAAGGAACGAGATGGGAAGTGCAGCATACGAATGGTTTCAGCACATGAAAGCCCTAAACATAGCCCCGAACGAGGTTACCTACGAAACACTGATTGTGGCACTTGCAGAAGATGGGAAGCCGAGGCTCTCGTATGAGCTGTACACGAGGGCGCAAAATGAGGATATGGTTCTGTCTGCAAAGGCTTACGATGCTGTCATCCGTTCTGCACAGCTGCATCGGGCTACTATTGATGTTGGCACACTTGGTCCCCGGCCACCCGAGAAGCAGAAAAAGGTGCAAACTAGAAACTCTTTGCCAGAACTCTGTAACACAGATGATATCTTGAGTAAAAGGAAAAGATTTGATAGAACTGAAATATACCCTGCAGAAGGAGTTTCATAA